A portion of the Limnothrix sp. FACHB-406 genome contains these proteins:
- the priA gene encoding primosomal protein N' — MLETELRETPIAPALPELSAAAGYVEVLVDCPGVTEAYTYAIGADQAIGPGDVLTVPFGGRSVGAIALRCWQQLPEAIDPNRLREVEGVVASGLFAPDYWQLLAQVADYYCASLIQVARVALPPGVLGRASRRVRLADPLPAAAAAGVAETLLSPIALRLWQWLRSQSGRDYSWRFLQQKFPGGDRGLRDLVRRGWLVSYLESPSAPKPKRQQMAILIGEGEPLTPRQREIVGILQRRGGELLAQELITLGRTSSGTLRSLEEKGWLLLEAREILRGDRHDSGQRDRPKTLTPAQAAALETIHGLEPGQTALLHGVTGSGKTEVYLQAIAPVLARGQSALVLVPEIGLTPQLTDRFRARFGAQVCVYHSGLSDGERYDTWRQMLDGAPQVVIGTRSAIFAPLPNLGMILLDEEHDPSFKQDSPAPCYHARQVAQWRSRLVGCPLVLGSATPSLETWTSQPVYVSLPDRVHGRPLPPVEVLDMRQELRDGNRSIFSRSLQGAITEAIAAGRQAILFVQRRGHSTFVSCRSCGHVMMCPHCDVSLSFHHQRETAQPLLRCHFCGFGQLHPPACPACGSPYLKHFGSGTQRVVRELERQWPDLRILRYDSDTTRTKDAHRILLDRFARGEADLLVGTQMLTKGIDLPQVTLVGAIAADGLLNLSDVRAGERAVQTLLQVAGRAGRGEEPGRVILQTYSPEHPAIGAVANYDYPNFLEQEREMRSALNYPPVGQLILLRLSGPDEAAVGRSAEQVAALLETARGDRAFDLLGPERAQVGRIANRFRWQVLIRIPPEGDRPANLLEVRSACLPGVSLTIDVDPLNFL, encoded by the coding sequence ATGCTCGAAACCGAATTACGAGAAACGCCGATCGCGCCGGCCTTGCCCGAGTTGTCGGCGGCCGCGGGCTATGTGGAAGTGTTGGTGGACTGTCCCGGCGTGACCGAGGCCTACACCTACGCGATCGGGGCAGACCAGGCGATCGGGCCGGGGGATGTGCTGACCGTGCCCTTTGGGGGGCGATCGGTGGGGGCGATCGCCCTGCGTTGTTGGCAGCAGTTGCCCGAGGCGATCGACCCCAATCGGCTGCGGGAAGTCGAAGGAGTCGTGGCCAGCGGCCTGTTTGCCCCGGACTATTGGCAACTGTTGGCGCAGGTGGCCGATTACTATTGCGCGTCGCTGATTCAGGTGGCGCGGGTGGCCCTGCCGCCGGGAGTGTTGGGGCGGGCATCGCGGCGGGTGCGACTGGCAGACCCATTACCGGCTGCGGCGGCGGCAGGCGTGGCGGAAACCCTGCTGAGTCCGATCGCCCTGCGGTTGTGGCAATGGCTGCGATCGCAATCGGGGCGCGACTACAGTTGGCGTTTTTTGCAACAGAAATTTCCCGGGGGCGATCGGGGCTTGCGGGACTTGGTGCGGCGCGGCTGGCTCGTCAGTTATTTGGAATCGCCCAGCGCCCCCAAGCCCAAGCGCCAACAGATGGCAATCCTGATTGGCGAAGGGGAACCGCTGACTCCGCGCCAACGGGAAATCGTCGGCATTTTGCAGCGGCGCGGCGGGGAGCTGCTGGCTCAGGAGTTGATTACCCTGGGGCGCACCAGTAGCGGCACGTTGCGATCGCTCGAAGAGAAGGGCTGGTTGCTGCTGGAGGCGCGGGAAATTTTGCGCGGCGATCGCCACGACTCGGGCCAGCGCGATCGCCCCAAAACCCTGACCCCGGCACAAGCCGCTGCCTTGGAAACGATCCACGGTCTGGAACCGGGCCAAACGGCCCTGCTGCATGGGGTGACGGGTTCCGGCAAAACGGAGGTTTATCTCCAGGCGATCGCCCCGGTGTTGGCGCGGGGCCAGTCGGCGTTGGTGCTCGTGCCGGAAATCGGCCTCACGCCGCAACTGACCGATCGCTTTCGGGCCCGGTTCGGCGCTCAGGTTTGCGTTTACCACAGCGGCCTCTCGGACGGGGAGCGTTACGACACTTGGCGACAGATGTTAGATGGCGCGCCCCAAGTGGTGATTGGCACGCGATCGGCAATTTTTGCGCCCCTGCCGAATTTGGGGATGATTTTGCTGGATGAGGAGCATGATCCCAGCTTCAAGCAAGATTCCCCGGCTCCTTGCTACCACGCGCGACAGGTGGCCCAGTGGCGATCGCGCCTAGTCGGTTGCCCGTTGGTGTTGGGTTCCGCCACGCCCTCCCTGGAAACCTGGACGAGCCAACCGGTCTATGTGTCCCTGCCCGATCGGGTGCATGGTCGCCCCCTACCGCCGGTCGAGGTGCTGGATATGCGCCAGGAGTTGCGCGACGGCAATCGATCGATCTTTAGCCGATCGCTCCAAGGGGCGATTACCGAGGCGATCGCCGCCGGTCGCCAAGCGATCCTATTTGTGCAGCGGCGGGGCCACAGCACCTTCGTATCCTGTCGCAGTTGCGGCCATGTGATGATGTGCCCCCACTGCGATGTGTCCCTGTCGTTTCACCACCAACGGGAAACAGCTCAACCCCTGTTGCGCTGCCACTTTTGCGGCTTTGGGCAACTGCACCCGCCCGCCTGTCCCGCCTGTGGGTCGCCCTACCTGAAACATTTCGGCAGCGGCACGCAGCGGGTGGTGCGGGAACTGGAGCGGCAATGGCCCGACCTGCGAATTTTGCGCTACGACAGCGACACGACCCGCACCAAGGATGCCCACCGGATTTTGCTCGATCGCTTTGCCCGAGGCGAGGCGGATTTGTTGGTGGGCACGCAGATGCTAACCAAGGGGATCGATTTGCCACAGGTGACGCTGGTGGGGGCGATCGCCGCCGATGGGTTGCTGAATCTCTCGGATGTGCGGGCCGGCGAGCGGGCGGTGCAAACCCTGTTGCAGGTGGCGGGCCGGGCCGGGCGCGGCGAGGAACCGGGGCGGGTGATTTTGCAAACCTACAGCCCAGAACACCCGGCGATCGGGGCGGTGGCCAATTACGACTATCCCAACTTTTTGGAACAGGAACGGGAGATGCGATCGGCGCTCAACTATCCACCCGTGGGGCAACTAATCCTGTTGCGGCTGAGTGGCCCCGACGAGGCGGCGGTGGGGCGCAGTGCCGAGCAGGTGGCGGCGCTACTGGAAACGGCCCGGGGCGATCGCGCTTTCGATCTGTTGGGGCCAGAGCGGGCCCAGGTGGGACGCATTGCCAACCGATTCCGCTGGCAAGTGCTGATCCGCATTCCCCCCGAGGGCGATCGCCCGGCCAATTTGCTGGAGGTGCGATCGGCTTGCTTGCCCGGTGTCAGCCTCACGATCGACGTTGATCCCCTCAATTTCTTGTAA
- a CDS encoding DUF433 domain-containing protein has translation MSVPNADLLLQRITIDPQLCHGKPCIRGLRYPVEFLLELLASGMTHAEVLADYDDLEPEDLLAALTFAVRLSQVKQTYAI, from the coding sequence ATGTCTGTTCCCAACGCTGATTTACTCCTGCAACGGATCACGATCGATCCGCAACTATGCCATGGGAAACCCTGTATTCGCGGTCTGCGATATCCAGTTGAGTTTCTTCTAGAGTTACTCGCATCTGGAATGACTCATGCTGAAGTATTAGCCGATTATGATGATTTAGAACCGGAAGATTTATTGGCAGCATTAACCTTCGCCGTTCGTCTCAGCCAAGTCAAACAAACCTATGCGATCTAA